tccttctggtatgttctcccatctccacagtggaactctagagctctgtcagataTTGAGCTGCAGATACCCAGACTTGGAAGATGGTAGCATGCTGAAATGGCACTTCCTGATCTTCAAGTGCGCTACTAAGTATTCTGATAGGAGACGCAATCGTATGGGGTGACGTCATCGTTCATATTTTCTACAGTCTATGGCAGATAAGCTTGTGAACAACAGGTGCCTGGTTTGTACTTGCAAAACAGGTCTACCAGTAAATAAAAATGTACAGGCAACCGACAAAAATTAGAAAGTCTGGAAAGAATATGTATTATTTTTGACCAAGTCCACCTCTTCGGCATCTCCATCAATAAAATCAGTCGTTACTGCCGCGCACAGAGTAGTTTACAGAGTTTCCTTTTTTACCCCGGTAGagttggtggcggtaatgcacgataaatattggatgccaaccgccgttaaaTTTAATCGAAGAAGAAAACTTCCCTAGATTTGGCGCATGAGCACTTGGTCAAAAACAATAACGATTCTTTCCTGACAAGGCATATTTTCGGTTGCTTGTACATTTGTAGTTAGATACAGGGCGGGACTGCAGTAAATAAAGATAGTTGCTCAGCGAAACTCCATATTTTGTGAGTAACAAACGTATTTTGACATTATACTGCTTTCAGAGCTGTCTAATGGAAACAAACATGGTAGCTTTCTGGGCTAGAAAGGCGACTAGTCAAATTCATCGTCTTCTCTGACCAGACCTGACCTGGTTCAGCCTAAATGCAAATTGTATGAATGTAAAGGCAACGTTTGTATAGTAGGCTACTCCTTTCATTATCAAAAGTCGAGCATTGTATTGTAATGGTAATTTATGCATGATCATTGTACATAGTAATTTACTTGCTGCTCTCCAGATTTCAGCTACAATGGATGCTTTACCAGCATGGCCCAAGGGGAAGAAGCTGGTTCACCTGGATCTGAAAGGAGCACCTCCTAGAATTGATTACCTGCACAAGGTAATAGCACTGCTCACCTATCTCTTCCTTATTTGTGTGTTGAATGCAAGAGGTCTGTCTGACATTACCGTTCCCTCTCTCCAGCTGATTGGTCTTTTTTCTGGTCTGGGTGCTAACGGTATATTGGTGGAGTATGAAGACATGTTCCCCTATGAAGGCGAGCTGAAGGTGCTGCAATCCACTCAGCATTCACCATACAGGTTGGGCTATACACATCCACCATACAGGTTGGCCTAAAGCCAATCACTGATATCAACTGTTATCCTCGAACATCACTATCTTGGCCTCGCtagaaaatgagaaaaaaatggtTCTTCCTGACAGGTAATGATTCTCCTCTTTCTGCTGCAGTCGTGAGGAGGTCCTGTCCATTCAGGAAGTGGCCAAGTCCCAAGGGTTAGAGGTCATTCCTCTGGTGCAGACGTTTGGACAcatggaggtgagagagggggaacacaTGTCTGCCTCCCACCTGTTCATATCATACCCCACTTAAGAATCAGAGAGATTGAGGCCAATTTATGTTGTTGCATGTGGTTGTATTGTCTTAGTATCTTTGATATTCTTGTCTTTCTTtgcctctatcactctctctcacagaacttctcacccccaccccaccccccccctctctctcagtttGTGTTGAAGCACAAGTCGTTGTGGGGGTTGAGGGAGGTGGGCCACTGCCTGGGCACTCTGAACCCCCACAGAGAGGAGGGTGTGAGGCTGGTAGAGGAGATGCTTCGCCAGGTGGTGGAGCTCCACCCAGGCAGCACCAGCCTGCACATTGGAGCTGACGAGGTGAGGCCTGGTATTTGGATCCTTTtcgaataaaaaaaaaaaagtgcagacgaaggggaggaggtgaggaaaggAAGCCATAATGAGATGCATACAAGATTGAAATAACTTTCTAATGATGAACAATGCATGACACCACTTTAATtgtaagccccccccccaatgcATCCTCAGGTGTACCTCCTAGGTGAGGGAGAGGAGTCTAGACGCTGGCTGAGCACACCTGGCCGTACAGTACAGCAGCTGTTCCTCAGTCATGTGACCAGGGTAGCAAAGGGCGTCAGGGAGGCGTGGCCAAACCTCAACATGATCATGTGGGACGACATGTTGAGAGGGATGGACCACGACACACTGAAAGGTAAGGGTACAGGCTCTTAAAGTGATAGTTCTGCAAAGTTACACAAACAATAATTTCAATGTTTTAGCCTGAAAGTAGTCTATGGGCCAGAAAAGTTTGCAATCCACTAACATTTGCTGCTTTTACCTGTTTGCCAGGCAGTGGTTTAGTAGGATTGGTCCAGTTGATGCTGTGGGACTACAACCCCACCCTAGATGTGAAAAACACGGGTAAGAACTAGTGGTTTTACTAGAACAGTTTCACTATGcacatagacaaacactattTGTGCTTAATGTCAATGTTTCccatctcctttcccctctccagTATATCTATTGGAGAGGTACAGTGGTGCAGGGCTGTCAGAACTGTGGGCAGCCAGTGCCTTCAAAGGCTCTACTAATGTCCACACCTGTGTGACCAGCACACAGAGACATGTGGACAACCATCTACAGTGGCTACAGGTGGCAGCAGCCCTGCCTGAAGGCATACACATGCTGGGCATCGCCCTCACTGGCTGGCAGAGGTGAAATGGAGAGAATTCACTTGTTTTCATCGAAATTATTGTGTCATGGGGCAAAATCAGACTTGTCTGACGCATTGTATGATTTAGACTTTTGTGTAAATCATGGGATGTTTGTGCCGAAATGTATGATGTTATGATTTAGCCATAATCTATTTAATAATCTTATTTCAACAATAGATATGACCACCTGTCTGTGCTGTGTGAGTTGCTGCCCCTAGCTCTGCCCTCCCTGGCCTCCAGTCTACAGACACTCACACATGGTCAATACTTTTCTCCATATACACTTTGATGTGATCCTTGAGGTATTGTAATGGCACCTGACCCGTGTTGATGGTGGTTCTGTGTGTGCTACAGGCCAGTTCAGCCCGGAGGCTCAGAGCAGGGTGACAAAGACTTTGGGCATCTCTTCTGTAGAGGTAGAAACCATGGAAAGGTGAGACCCTTCATAACAGAAAATGCTCCTCTGTTATAAGGGGATTGTGTTTTTAATCCTAaaagtgtctgtctctctgtgcccagCCCTAGCTCCACTACAGGTGACTCTGTGCTGTTTCCAGGGAGGAGGTTGGCAGAGCTGGTTGTGGAACTAACAGCAATACTGCAGTCAGAAGAACTCCGCCATTTTGAAGACAACATGTGAGTGAAGCCAGCAGCCACATGGGCTGGAACTAAAGCCTGCACACCCTGTAGCACTCTAGAAAGAGACTTTATGACCACTGCAATAAAGGCACACTTAATGATTTCTTGATTACTTCTATAAAATCTTTGAATTAAAGAGCTCTCTAACCTTGACACATATTGCTCTGTGGTTCTCAGGTTTGTGAGAGGCTGGTTCACTCCTTAccacagacagagaaagatagtCAGCCCACTTATTGCTCAGCAGTTACAGTGTCAAGCCATGACGTAAgcatctgaatgtttgttttccaCCACCGTTTACCCGCTAAGAAAGGTTTTTCACTCCCTcatatagtttttttttttttaaatgaacccGAACAACCCTCCCCCTAAACAAAAAGAAATGTGCTCACCCGTGTTTCTTtcaaccaccctcctctcccccagatTGTTGGCTCTTGTGGAGCAGAGAGTGGCGATGGTGAAGAAGGAGATGGTGCGTCTGTACCCAGCCTCCACAGCTCAGGAGTGGGTAGAGCAGCATGTCAGCCCCGTGGTGGCTCCCCTCCAGAGGGTCCTGGAGGACATCAGAGCCAGCCTACTAGAGATGGTACCCCAGATCGTCTCAGCTTCTATGGTTGGGCAGTAAAGTTTAGCCTGGGTCCGGAAAGCGATCTATCCGTGCAGACTTCATACAGTGAGGTCCAAGAGGTAGTGAGAAAATTATTCCATGAT
This genomic window from Oncorhynchus gorbuscha isolate QuinsamMale2020 ecotype Even-year linkage group LG07, OgorEven_v1.0, whole genome shotgun sequence contains:
- the hexdc gene encoding hexosaminidase D isoform X2, which translates into the protein MDALPAWPKGKKLVHLDLKGAPPRIDYLHKLIGLFSGLGANGILVEYEDMFPYEGELKVLQSTQHSPYSREEVLSIQEVAKSQGLEVIPLVQTFGHMEFVLKHKSLWGLREVGHCLGTLNPHREEGVRLVEEMLRQVVELHPGSTSLHIGADEVYLLGEGEESRRWLSTPGRTVQQLFLSHVTRVAKGVREAWPNLNMIMWDDMLRGMDHDTLKGSGLVGLVQLMLWDYNPTLDVKNTVYLLERYSGAGLSELWAASAFKGSTNVHTCVTSTQRHVDNHLQWLQVAAALPEGIHMLGIALTGWQRYDHLSVLCELLPLALPSLASSLQTLTHGQFSPEAQSRVTKTLGISSVEVETMESPSSTTGDSVLFPGRRLAELVVELTAILQSEELRHFEDNMFVRGWFTPYHRQRKIVSPLIAQQLQCQAMTLLALVEQRVAMVKKEMVRLYPASTAQEWVEQHVSPVVAPLQRVLEDIRASLLEMVPQIVSASMVGQ
- the hexdc gene encoding hexosaminidase D isoform X1; the encoded protein is MDALPAWPKGKKLVHLDLKGAPPRIDYLHKLIGLFSGLGANGILVEYEDMFPYEGELKVLQSTQHSPYSREEVLSIQEVAKSQGLEVIPLVQTFGHMENFSPPPHPPPLSQFVLKHKSLWGLREVGHCLGTLNPHREEGVRLVEEMLRQVVELHPGSTSLHIGADEVYLLGEGEESRRWLSTPGRTVQQLFLSHVTRVAKGVREAWPNLNMIMWDDMLRGMDHDTLKGSGLVGLVQLMLWDYNPTLDVKNTVYLLERYSGAGLSELWAASAFKGSTNVHTCVTSTQRHVDNHLQWLQVAAALPEGIHMLGIALTGWQRYDHLSVLCELLPLALPSLASSLQTLTHGQFSPEAQSRVTKTLGISSVEVETMESPSSTTGDSVLFPGRRLAELVVELTAILQSEELRHFEDNMFVRGWFTPYHRQRKIVSPLIAQQLQCQAMTLLALVEQRVAMVKKEMVRLYPASTAQEWVEQHVSPVVAPLQRVLEDIRASLLEMVPQIVSASMVGQ